Part of the Strigops habroptila isolate Jane chromosome 22, bStrHab1.2.pri, whole genome shotgun sequence genome, AGCGCGATCGGTTCAACCGAGAGCCGCGGGGCCCGTCCCGCTgccccggggcggcggcggcagtCACCGGCCGGCCCCCCCCCGCGCGCAGCGCCCGCCCCCCCGCCGCCATTTTGTGCCGGGCTCCCCTCACACGGGCCGCCGCCGCTCTGCGCATGCGCCGTCCCGCCCGGCGCCGCACCGCCCCTTGGCGCGctcacacccccccccgccccgcccccccccccccccgccgccgcgcaAGATGGCGGCTGCCGCCAGTGTGAGGGTGGCGAAGGGCTGAGCCCTACGTTAGGGCTTAAAACAGCTTCGGCGgtacaaaataaagcagtttataGTATAAATAACGAAGGAAGAGGCGGATCCTGCCCCGCCGGAGCCCAACGCGGGGTGCGCACCCCTCATTTCCCCTCACAAACCCCCTCAGCAGCGGGtacccccccaccccaagcaGCCTCAGCGCGGCTTTAACCCGCTTTGAACGAGCGGAACGGGggctttgctttaaaaaataggtCTTTAATGGAGGAGGGTGAGGACAGGGGGGGCTGGGGGGCCCCGCCTCAGTCTGTGGACTCGAGCACGGACTCGCTGAGGGCCAGGTCCCAGTAGTGCTCGGCGCCGTGCTTCTTGAAGTGCTCCCGCGCCATGTTCTCTGTGGGACACTGCTTAAACTTCATCTCCCCGAAGCTGCGGTCCTTGGCGGTGCcctgggaggggggaaagggatGGAGTCCAAGGCATCGCTGTTGGAAATGTGGCTACAAGGGGTGTAACAGAGCCAGGAGGGAAGGCTTTCCAGTCTGAGGTGTGACTACGGTCCTACTGCTGCTACAGCTCAAGAGCACcatgaaaacagagagagaatcACATAATCCCAGCCTGGTTCGGGgtggaagtgaccttaaagctcctccagttccaacccctgccacagcagcaggttTGCATCCGTTCCAAAGCCTTGGAATAGCGTTTCCACCCCAGCAGAGGGACAGGAGTCGATGCCCTCCAGGGTTAAACCCTCCCCTCTGGAGCTACCCCCCAACTCACCTCCCAAACCAGAGAGCATTTGTTTGTCTTCTTAACAGACTCCTCGTCAGACTCATCATCATctgaaaaacaaccccaaaaccagccaaTAAAGATGATTTTAGTCCCAAAGGAAGAGCGGGGAAGccccactgccccccccccagcacagggTCCTCCACTCACCCTCGCcctttgtgtttgctgtttgctCATCCCACTTTATTCGATGAAGCATGAGACGTTTgaatttcttctgtgcttttggGCCTGGAGAACAATCAAGAACGTTCAACCAAGAACAGGTcgggttgaagggagcttaaagctcctccagctccaacccctgtcacgggcagggacaccttccactggagcaggttgctccaagcccctgtgtccaacctggccttgaacactgccagggatggggcagccacagcttctctgggcaccctgtgccagcgcctcagcaccctcacagggaagagcttctgcccaagagctcatctcagcctcccctctggcaggttaaagccattccccttgtcctgttcctccatcccttctccaaagcccctctccaggtttcctggagcccctttaggcactggagctgctctaaggtctccccagagagcagcagaggggcaggatcccctccctgacctgctgctcccgCTCTGGGGGTGCTCCGAGCACACAGGGGGGTTCTGTGTTGGAAGCACACACACTGCTGTGGGCAGCCTTGGGCACGGCACTTGGCTCTCCTGCTGCTAAACGCACCCTTCAACCCCTCCGAAGCATCACTTCCAACAGAGCAAACcacaaggagctgcagcagagaactGACCCTCTCGTCACTCAGAGCAGCCAGGATTCAAATCCAAGGCTCTTCCATCCAGCCCGGAACGCGCTGGGATTCTACCTGGATCCCAGCACACTCTGCACTCAGCAGAACCCTGTTAGAGCCGTAACTAAGGCTAAATTCAGGGAGTTGCAAACTTCCTCCTGACTTCTTGTCCTTCTGCCACCCTCAGTCAACAGTTTTCCTGGGAATTTTGGCTTTTCAACACTCTGCTGTGACCAAAACCCGCTCCCGAAGTCCTCACCTCCTTCTACCACGACCACATTGACATCTTTGTGCAGAACCACCACTCCTGTCAGGTAGAGCTGCCCGGCGTTCGCCTCGATTTTGAACTTCTTTGCTGGATTGCTCAAGTTTCTGACCCTaagaatggaaaacaacaaagaaacgTTCGTGGCAAGACAGAAGCATTGTCACCACACACGAAGCTcctcctgtgccagcgcctcagcaccctcccagggaagaacttctgcctaagagctcgtCTCAGCCTCCCTCTGGCAGGTTTCTGGCCGCCAAGGtcagctctgccaggcaggaaccagctcttcctcagcagcaacTTCAATCCCAGTTGAAATGCTCCAAATCTGAGCCATTCTTTTAGTGCTTGGCTGCAACGCCCTGAGTTAAGGACAAAGTGAATGACTCCTGGCTGGGATTCTTTCATGCTTGCTGAATGGGAAACctgcctgctcctccccagCGGCACGTTGGGCATTCGCCATGTATTTAGGAAGAGAAGGAGcgtgcccagcagcaggagccccagcccagcctcacCTGTACACCGCTATGTGAACCCCTTGGGAAACATCCTCCTTCAGCTTTTTGACCTTCTTGGCTTTCCGCTGCTCTGCCGTGAGCTTCCTGGCAGCGTTGGCCTCCTCGTGAGCTCTGCACGcacagggagaggcagcagTGAGCTCCCGCCACGGGAGCCACGCACCCCAAAGCGGCTTCAGCTTCGTGAATCCCCTCACCACCCCCCCAGATcatcctccccttcttccctggAAGCCTGACTTAGTGACAACCACCCCAGTGATCAGCCTCAGGGGAACAGACTCTACTACAGGGCACAAGGGTCGATCGCCCAGACCCACACCTCAAAGGGAATCACTCCGGCAGCCAAAACAGGCTCTAAACCCAACACACACAACCTGCTTCACTCCATCACTTCAGGgatttccttctctccaaacaaatgcagcagcagcagcactaaaTGCATCTCAAAATAACCCCAAAAACCAACGTGCCACCTACTTCTGCCTCTTTGCCATCTGTGCTCTAACGTGAGCTTCCACTTTTGTTGGGTCCTGGACAGCTTCTGTGCCCAGAACTCGCATCAAGTTGGAGATTCTGACtgcaagggaaggggagaggagctgtcagaggctgctgctggctcgGGCTGGTGCTCTGCTGGCTCACGGCCCACAGGAACTCTCACCTTTGGGCTCTGGAGGTGGCATCAGGCCCAGCCTGaccttctcctgcagctccttctgCGCTTCTCTCCGAGTCTGTCGCCGtagtttcttctgctctttcttaGTTAAATAAACACCCAAAGTCACCGGTGTGTCACTGTCCACTGggaagagaaatgaggaaagatGAATGGGAAtctgcaaaggaaaaccagGGAACACCCAGCACCACATGCTGCTGTACCCACACTTCATCAACCTTGACCCCACAGTGCCGGGGGGTGTTTGCACCACACGTGGAACAGACAAAAGTGGGGGTTCTGCTACTCTTGGCTTTGATTGAAAAGGCAAATgttgtgttcagctctggggcaacagcacgagggggacgtggagctgtcggaggccccggagctgctgcgagggctggagcagctctgccatggagccaggctgagagagctgggctggggcagcctggagaagagaaggctcctgaaggggagaccttagagcagctccagtgcctaaaggggctccaggaaacctggagaggggctttggacaagggatggagggacaggccaaggggaatggctttaacctgccagaggggagattgaggagagctcttgggcagaagctcttccctgtgagggtgctgaggcgctggcacagggtgcccactGGGCTGCAGTGCTATGAGCTGGGGTTCAAGTGCCACCAAGCACTGGCCATCTGGAGTATTTTGTGTCCCGTTTAAGAGCAGATCACTGAGAACTGGTGCTACCTGGTGGGTTGAGCTGTGCCGGGTGTTCCACGAGGTTTGTGATCCCAAAGTACTCGTCTCTCTTGGAAGATGTTCCACCTTTTCTAGAAGGGAAAGAGTTGGGGGTCATTGCAGAACTCCCAGCCTGACTTCCCGTGTTCCCTCATGAACACAAGCCATGGGAAATGAATAAAGCAGAGATCAGGGCACaaccccagccctggcagtgttcaaggccaggttggacacaggggcttggagcaacctgctctagtggaagatgtccctgcccgtggcaggggttggagctggaggagctttaagctcccttcaacccaaaccactctgggattctattaaCTCTGGACCAAAATCCATTAAGCCCCCCAGCAGCCACCTGAGACAACATGGGAGAGGAGCAGCCAACCACCATCAGCCCCCAGCAAGACTTGGGGAGCAAATGTAGGTGACAAGAGGTGGAATCCAATAGCTGGAGCAGATAATCTGACCCAAGTCACCCAAGCACCCAACAGACCCACCACATCACCCCATGGAGCTCCCGGAGTTTCCTCCTGGAGAATGATCCCAACCTGTGGAGTGAGCTACTTACAGGTCGAGGCCATTGGGGATGATGTAGGAGTCCCACCACTCTATCTCTGGGATCTCCCCCTCCTTCAGCTCCTTCTTGGGGGTGATGAGAGCCAGCTTGGTGGAGGTGTGGATCCCCGTCTTCCTGGCAGCCTGGGAGATCTCAGCCTGCAGCTTTTCTAGTTGAGCCTGAGAGCAAGGAGAGGAAATGGGCACATAAAGGTCATTCCAAACGGcacatcccttgtccaaagcccctctccaggtctcctggagccccttcaaggcactggagctgctctaaggtctccccttaaggagccttctcttctccaggctgagcaaacCCTGGCTCCCGTGCTCTCCTGACCACATCTCCAGTACCTTTGTTCTCAACCTCTGGGCTATTTTCtcaaatttgcctttttcatgGAATTTGAAGGTTCGTTTCTGCCTCTGGGCCGGGGTTATGGAGACCCGGGGGTCAAAGTAAGTGTTGGACTCCATATCTTCTGAGGGCTTCTCTTTAAGCTGCTGTTTGAACTGCTCCCTCTTCACAGCTCTGATGTTTGCTTTCAGCGTTGGCATGCGGTGAGTCAACTCAATCTCTTTACCAGTAGCATCAACAGTTCGGCCTTGCTCATCCAAGATCAGTGGGGTGGGCTTTGTCTGATCCTTCAGCTCCACTTTCCTGGGGGCAAGACAAGAGACATCACCTTAAAACACGAGCATGGCATTCCTTTGAAGGAAACACCAACCTTCccaaggcagggctggagtcaccgtccctgcaagtgtcTGACACCAGGTAAGccaaggccctcagtgccatgggttagtggtggccttggcagtgctgggcaatggttggacttgatgagctgaaaggtcttttccaacctggttgatgCTGTGATTCTTCACTCCATGGGAAGCaccaaacacacaccccccccccatctgAAATCTGATTTATGCCACCAGAAAGGACTCAAATCCCACGTGTGGACATTGAGAGTCTCACCCAAGGATGGAGCAAAACCCACTTCACTTTCTTAATAGAAAACCTGTTCCTTCAGCAGCTGTTAAAGCCACTGCTGGGGAACCAACCACAGCAGTGACACCCTTGCTTAGACCTTCCACGGCATTCCAGAGCGGGActgagcagggagggagcagcagccacGGGGTACTTACGGCGGCGCGATGCCCATGGCGTGCAGGTTGGCCAACCCCACCATGTTGGCGTTGCCAATGAGCCCGGGCTTCAGAGCCAACTGAGCCTGGATGCGGGCCTGGAGCTCTGCGGCTTTCCTGGCCTTCTCTATGGCATCGTTCATGAAGGTGGCTGCCTGGGAGGGCTGGATGGTGTTGCCAATGGGGAGACGTTCCGATTGGGATGAAGAAGAGATTTTGGGCTGTGGACAGAGAAGGAGGTTTTGTTATGTCCCAGCACACCCAAGCCAACGCGGCCCAGGTGAAATGGGGGCTGTGGGATGTGCCTCTGGCCCCCAGTGGTACCTGGGGTGTTGGAGGGCTGATgaagctgagctgctttttcctctcttctatCTGCCGGGTGGCTGCCTCCATCATCTGCTTGATCTGTGGGAAGAGAAGTGGGCACTGAGCgttccttccctctgccacaAGGAGAAGAAGGGTCCccaccacaaacacacacccccccgcTTGGTGAGGACACAACCACAGCAAACAGCTCCAACCAACAACCTCCAGCTATGGAGAAGGAACTGACAGTGGAACCCTACCAAGCTTGTGCAGAGAGAACACCCAAACCCTCCTCACTTGAAGGCTTCCCATCATGATCAACCCAACGTGCAAGTGACACAGGCAACGGGTGCACCCCGGGAAGGGTGGCCCAGAGCAACCTGCCACGTGCTCGCTCACAACAGGAGTTGAGATAAAGACTCAAGCACGTTGGGACTGAAGCTCTCAACCACAGGCAGCTCAGACTGACCTGAAGCTTGGTCAGCATCCCCGGGCTCTCCGATGGTGGGCCTGGAATAACCTCAGGCTCATCCTCCACCTCCTCGAATCGGGGGATGCGCCGCTTCTTCACACCAGAGGATTCCTTGGATACCTCAGAGTCATCACCAAACACATCCTGATgtaaaaggagagaaggagaaagctgTGGTTAACATCAAAGGGTTCTCCTCATGGCCAGATGAGAAAGCACCGCATGGAGCAGATCCGGCACGGGCAGCACCTCAGTGTGCTCTGGAATTTCCAGGGAAGCACTCACAGGTATTCCCATGAGTCCCCCACCAGACAAGCACCAATGATGATCCATGCAAAAGCAGGAAGGACAGGAGACATCTCAGGGATGTGTCTGTGTAAAAGCCACCATCATTCTCTGGTGGTCAAAGGGGTTTCTGGCGCTGAGGAGATGTAAGGTCTCGGTCAGCAACATGGAGAGACCTTCCCACAACTGACTTGATGGGACTAAACTAGTTTCCATGTCTTAGAaccccagagtggtttgggatggagggagcttgaagctcctccagctccaacccctgccccgggcagggacaccttccactggagcaggttgctccaagcccctgtgtccaacctggccttgaacactgccagggatggggcagccacagcttctctgggcaccctgtgccagcgcctcagcaccctcccagggaagagcttctgcccaagagctcatctcaatctcccctctggcaggttaaagccattgcccttgtcctgtccctccatcccttgcccaaagcccctctccaggtttcctggagcccctttaggcactggagctgctctgaggtcttcgcgcagcttctcttctccagcctgagcTCTTCCACCAACTTCAGAGGGTTTGGTGAAGGAATGTGCACTGTCCCACCACATCCTCCccagaggaggctgcagccccagccctgaggCAGCTCAGGACACCACAGCATTGCCCCCTGCTCCAACTCCAGCTCAGATCCAAAGACACCGCGCTCAGCCCGAGCTGCTCCGGAGCAACCACCACCCTGGTGGACTCCTGAGGGTCACCAAGCCAAAGGTGAGGTGAACCCCTGGGTTGGGAGGCTGCAGCCATGGGTTGTGGTGGGTGACTGGCTGCATCCCTGGGTCTGGAGTGTGTGTGTCAAGGTGttatttgaaaagagaagatACACACCGGTTGCAATCAGTCGCAATCCCTTCTTCACTACAACGGTTCTACAAGGACACTTCCTCAGCCACACACAGGTACTTCTTGGAAAACCTACAAGTTCAAGAGAAAGGACTTGCCCATAGTATAAAGTGTGTAAACCATTACTTTTAGTTCCTGAAACTTCCCAAGCAATGACCTACCCCACGAGAGTTAAACCAAGGAGAGGAAGGCAGCGAGATGAAGACACCAGACACGAGCAGGAAGTGCCATTCAGGGTTAATCCACCACGTTGGATCTTGTTGCTACAAGATCTTAGCGTGCAAGTACCAACTGAGCTCCAAAGCCTGCACTGGGGTGAGGGGAATGTTGGTCTGTGAGTACAGCCACCGTCTGACACCACCGCCAGAGCATCTCGTGCTCCAGCAGCTCACACTGATCTACATCTCGATGGAGGACCTCCAAGAAAGTGAACTGTGGAGAGGAGGTTGATGATTTAGCAGTAGGTTGAGCCAAGAGAAGAGGACAGGTCTGTtctgcttcccagctctgcttttgggaAGCTGAGGACACCATCGGCCATTTGTGGTCACAGGAGAGAGCCCAGATGTGCTCCACTGGAGAAGAACCACCTACTGCACACCCGGCCCCAGCACGAGATCCTCTCTGCCACGGCCACAAGGAACAGGAGAGGACACCACAGCCCCAAGGTGGGCACAGGAAGAGGGGAACTGGAGTTCAACGTGTGAAGGCAGGTGGGATCCACAGGCACCACCACGTCCCAGCACCACCAAGCAGTGGTGGGGCTGGTGATGGTTTGGTCTCTCCACCATCTCCCCAAGAAATCAGCAGCAGGAGGGTcaatgggagcagggaggatCCATCAGGTGAGCCAAAACCTCGCCCTTTGGCTGTGCCCCCCTGGATTCAACCAGACCCACAGCACAGAAACGCTCCAGAGGTGCTCAGCGGCCTCTCAGCTGTGAccaagaaagctgcagaacaCTGAGCCACGGCCAGAGCCCTGAGGAGCAGTAACCGGGCTCgtgctgctgccacctcagGGTGGCAACTCCTTTAACACCAGTTGTTAACTGGTGACCGGCCCCGgccccttcccagcactgcttAAAGCCTCAGCCAGAGGGAGGAGAGACAAGACTCTACCAGAAACAGGGAGTGGAGGCAGCTCCCACCACGCCTGAGGGGATCCAGATCCTGCCCGGGATTATTCCAGCTCACTGAGGTCAACATGGACTGAAACTGCCCCACAGAAACAGGGGGGCACGAAAGAGCTTCCTCTGGAAACGTGAAGGGGACTCACTGTGGGagtggggagcagcagagagtgGCCCCTGTTCCACTCAGAGAGGTTTAACTCCAGAAGCTGGTACGTGAAGACCTccagggaagagaggaagtgCAAGCGGTTGGGACGCACGAGACTTCCCCCCTCGCAGCCAATGTGGGGTGGGAGAGACACCAGAGAGCTCTTAAATCCCTGCTGGAAGgagaatcagagaatcccagactggtttggattgggagggaccttaaagcccttaaaggggcagccacagcttctctgggcaccctgtgccagcgcctcagcaccctcacagggaacaactgcctcagagctcatctcagtctcccctctggcaggttaaagccattccccctgtcctgtccctgcatcccttgtccaaagcccctctccaggtttcctggagcccctttaggcactggagctgctctaaggtcttcgCGGAGCCTTCTTCAGGCTGACCCATGTACTGGACCTTGCACTCGGTCTTGTTGAGCCTCATGAGGTCCACACTGagccacctctccagcctgtctaaCCTTTGGCACTGCCAAAACACCCCCCTCTATTGGTTCCTGATGGAAAAAGGGAATGAAAGCCCTTCAAGATgacccagcacagagccctgaCGGGAACAGCCGCTGGGAAGAGCGGTGGGAAGCTGTTGGGAGCATCTAATCCCGTGAAAACACTGTGCTGCCAACACAAAGGTGAAGAGTATGAAAGAACAGAGATGAAGTGACTCCACTGGGGGAGCCAAGCGGAGATCGGGAACgaactgaagggaaaagaacGGGCAGGTAAAGGCTCACACACTTCATCATGGAGAAGAGTCTTTTCTCTTGAACTTTAAGCATTCCAAGATGTACCTCTCTGGAAGAGGAAAGTGTGGCAGAGAACCAGCGCTGCCTCCAGGCCACCAAACCACAGCAAACCACTAACAACTAAAGCAATCAATAATCAATAATCACCTTCAGCTCTCGCTTGCGGTTCCGGTCACTGTTGGACTTGGAATGTCGGGAGCTTCGACCTTCCTCCACTGCTTCAAAGAGCTTGTCCACAAACCGCAGGGTGGAATCATCGAGGAAGGGTTTGAGGTGGtctggaaaagaggaggaattgTGGCAGGTTAGAATACGGAGTGGGAGAATCCACAGGGATTTCTGGGAAGCTGTGAAGTGAGTGAAGGGGGATTCAACGCAACTACTCCAGCAGGAATGTGGCTGCGCGCTGGGATCTGGGGATCCTGTTGTCAGGAGCTTTAAACTAAGGGATTAAGGGACCCCAGACCTCAATTGGGGAAATTAGGCTCTaaatagcaaacaaaaagcaccaAAAGGGTGAAATTCTCATTTCCAGCTGCTTTAGAACAAGAGCCTTTAATATCCTGGCTCCATCCTGGTTTTCTTAACGTATTCCAATGCTTCCGAGCACCTCTCTCATGAGCCCAAGCTGGAATCAGCCCGGTGTGGCTGCTCCAGAGGCTGGTTTAAGGCTACGTGGGGCTTTTCCTGcacttctttcctcccccaCGGGGTGTGAGCAGGGTTTGAAGCTCCCCAGGGCCAGGCTGGGCCCCCAGCTCCTACCTGCCGCTTTCTTTTTGTCCATGCCCTTCCCCACGCAGTTGAGCGCTGCAGTGACCACGGTGGGCTCCGAGAAGCCCAGAACTCGCTTCACTGTCTTCTCGATCCATGGTTTGAGCTCATCCAGCTCTCTTTTGGACAGAGCCATCGTGGCCAGGACCCAAACAGACTTATCTTGCTTGGAgctgtgaagaagaaagagaaggacaGAAGCAAGTCAAACGTGGGCTCAGCAGGAACGCTCTCCTTTGTAGCAAAGCTTCCCAGCACCAACAGCTCTTGGGGAGGGCTTTTCTGCCTTCATTAACGAGCTGCATTAACGAGGAGGAGCCTCAGCCCCATGAAACCCACAACCCAACCCCAAGAGACTTCACCATCAAGCCGTGCAATGGAACCGGCACTTGCAGAGCTCAGACCCCACATCTGCCCCATGGATCCACCAGCACCAGGAGGAGAACTCGGGGGGTCCCTCACCCCTCAGCAAAGCCCTGGTGGGTCTTTCCAGGCCCGGTACCGATGGGCTTTGACAGGTTGGGAGCAACCACGGGCTGGTTCTGCTGCATCCAGCCCCAGGCGGAGCGGCCAGTGATGGTTAATGCCCTGCCCGGGCTCTAATCTCATTCGGAAATGGGACAAAATCCTCTTAAGGGAACACGTTTGACCTCAGAGCTTCTCCCTGCGACGGGACTCGGGGCTGTTTGACCAGAGCCCAACGAGACGCAGCCAAAGAGCCCCCGGGGCTCACCCCAAAGCAGCGATTCGGGGTCTGCGCCGCGGCTGAAAGCGACAAATCCCCCGTTCAAAGCCCCAAcccccgggcagggacacgcTCCatagagcaggctgctccaaacccctgtgcccaacccggccttgaacactgccagggctggggcagccgcAGATCCCCCGGGACACTCCATGGAGCTGCGGGAACagcccccgggggggggggggtgttgaGCGGCTCCAGCCCCGGCGCCCCCCGAGGGCCCCGCAGCCGCTAAAGCCCCGTTTCCCCGCCCCCAACGGGCCCCGACACGCGCCTTCCCCCGCCGCGAACCGCGACCTCCCCTCAggccggcccggccccccccgctcccctcGGCCGCGGCCCAGCCCCGGTCCCGCCGGTGCCCCCCGGCGCGGCCGCGCTCCCGCTCCCGGTCTCGGTCTCTCACCGGGCGCGGCCCGGGCCCGCTCGGCGGCCCCTGACGGCGACGGCACGTCGCGGCGGAACCGGAAACGGCGGCGCGGCGCCTGCGCGCCCGCTCGCGGCGGGGGATGGCGGGAAGGCGGGCGGGGCTCTGGGCGGGAGGAGGACGGAGTGACCCCCGGCGGGTGGGCGTGGCTTCTGAGGAGGGCGCGGCCTGAGGCACGGGGCGTAGCCGAATGAGGGCTGGCGCTGATTGGGTGGAAGACAGAGAGTGGGCGTGGCCTGCGGCGGGGCCTGGCACACACTGCAGCCCCGCTGGAAGGCGTGGCCTGCTAAAGGAGGCGTGGTCTACTGAAGGGGGCGTGGTCGCCGGCGCGCCCCTGCCCACCCCGCAAGATTGACAGCGCTGCCGCCCAATCGCCACTCCCCGCGCTGTAAGCGCTGCCCCCGCCCGCACTAAGGCAGTTCGGAGGCGCTCGGAGGGAGAAGGAGCCTTTATTGCGGCCGCCGCTAACAGCCCGGCCACGGATCCTGCCGGTTGCTCCGCGCCAGGAAGCTGATCTTGCGGCCCATCTCGGCGTTGTAGACCCGCCGGCACGCCTCGTAGGCCaagcgctgccgccgccggcaCGGCTTCTCGTAGTAGCGCCCGCGGCGCACGGTGTCCACCAGCCCGTCCTGCGTCAGGATCCTGCGGGGGGGGACGCGCAGAGAGACCCCGTGAACGGCCGCGCCTCCCGAACCACGGAGTCCGGTTCAAGCCGGGCTCCCTGGTGGGGTTTTAACAGCGGGTttggctgccccacccctggcagtgttcaaggccagggtggacacaggcgcttggagcaacctgctccagtggaaggtgtccctgccccggctttaagctccctcccaacccaaaccactccgGGATTCCGTGATGCCAGGAAACATCCTGTGGGCTCATCCCTGCTCCACTCTGTGCCCATTCGGGGTTTAATTCGTTTCCATTCATCAATGCTCATGCCTGAGGAGGAGTCAGGGCACAGCGCTGGGGGCAAAGTGAGATCCCCCCCGACTCAAAGAGAGGAGCCCCAAACCCGCCCGTTCTGAGCCCATTCCTGAGGAGTGGGAGGTGCGATTTTTTCCTGGACCCCACTTAATCTAACTGCTTAATTAACGCTGTGATTGTGTCTGAAAGCGACGAAGCTTAAAGGGCTCCAGAAGTGCCCCAGTGCGGGTGAGCTCtgccccccagtgccccccgGGTCCCGCCCGGAGCCTCCCCCGGCCCCTCACCTATTTAGCACGCCGTAGGCCGCCTCCACGTTGCCGTTCTGGACCATGACGGTGCGGCCCCAGAATCGGAGGTGATTCGCCATTGCCGCGCTGCTGCGGGACGGGCAccggggagcggggctggagcggggcgAGGGGACCCCGAACCCGCGATGGGGCCGGTTCTGACCCACAGCACCGACgtcctcccccccaccccccgccgGGACTCACCCCCCGCCCCCCGGTGCCACCAATGTCGCGATCGCGACGACAGACGCCAGGTCCTTCCCACTCACCGCGACCGAACGGGAACCGGATGTGACGTCCCGACCAGCGGGGGGAGGGGCTTAgggcgcggggggggcggggcctgTCCTATGGGTCCCGCGGGGAGAGGTCAGCGCTTAGGGGGCAGGTCACGGGGTCAGAGGTCACCATTTGGGGCGCTCGGGGGGGGTGTGTTGGCCCTTTGCCCCCCCATTGCTTCCGGTGGGGGAGGGGACAATGCGGGGGGAGGGGCAGTGGGGTTACACCACCCCCAAAGCGCCATATGGGGGGGCCCAGCCCCCACCTACCCCCCcatggggggggtttggggggtccatgggggggtcctgcccctccccccccccgggtcACAAAA contains:
- the MRPS21 gene encoding 28S ribosomal protein S21, mitochondrial isoform X2 codes for the protein MPGAGGLHPAPGGAARGAQAGTVRQSAAMANHLRFWGRTVMVQNGNVEAAYGVLNRILTQDGLVDTVRRGRYYEKPCRRRQRLAYEACRRVYNAEMGRKISFLARSNRQDPWPGC
- the MRPS21 gene encoding 28S ribosomal protein S21, mitochondrial isoform X1, whose product is MPGAGGLHPAPGGAARGAQAGTVRQSSAAMANHLRFWGRTVMVQNGNVEAAYGVLNRILTQDGLVDTVRRGRYYEKPCRRRQRLAYEACRRVYNAEMGRKISFLARSNRQDPWPGC
- the MRPS21 gene encoding 28S ribosomal protein S21, mitochondrial isoform X3, which encodes MANHLRFWGRTVMVQNGNVEAAYGVLNRILTQDGLVDTVRRGRYYEKPCRRRQRLAYEACRRVYNAEMGRKISFLARSNRQDPWPGC
- the PRPF3 gene encoding U4/U6 small nuclear ribonucleoprotein Prp3 isoform X1; this encodes MALSKRELDELKPWIEKTVKRVLGFSEPTVVTAALNCVGKGMDKKKAADHLKPFLDDSTLRFVDKLFEAVEEGRSSRHSKSNSDRNRKRELKDVFGDDSEVSKESSGVKKRRIPRFEEVEDEPEVIPGPPSESPGMLTKLQIKQMMEAATRQIEERKKQLSFISPPTPQPKISSSSQSERLPIGNTIQPSQAATFMNDAIEKARKAAELQARIQAQLALKPGLIGNANMVGLANLHAMGIAPPKVELKDQTKPTPLILDEQGRTVDATGKEIELTHRMPTLKANIRAVKREQFKQQLKEKPSEDMESNTYFDPRVSITPAQRQKRTFKFHEKGKFEKIAQRLRTKAQLEKLQAEISQAARKTGIHTSTKLALITPKKELKEGEIPEIEWWDSYIIPNGLDLKGGTSSKRDEYFGITNLVEHPAQLNPPVDSDTPVTLGVYLTKKEQKKLRRQTRREAQKELQEKVRLGLMPPPEPKVRISNLMRVLGTEAVQDPTKVEAHVRAQMAKRQKAHEEANAARKLTAEQRKAKKVKKLKEDVSQGVHIAVYRVRNLSNPAKKFKIEANAGQLYLTGVVVLHKDVNVVVVEGGPKAQKKFKRLMLHRIKWDEQTANTKGEDDDESDEESVKKTNKCSLVWEGTAKDRSFGEMKFKQCPTENMAREHFKKHGAEHYWDLALSESVLESTD
- the PRPF3 gene encoding U4/U6 small nuclear ribonucleoprotein Prp3 isoform X2; the encoded protein is MLTKLQIKQMMEAATRQIEERKKQLSFISPPTPQPKISSSSQSERLPIGNTIQPSQAATFMNDAIEKARKAAELQARIQAQLALKPGLIGNANMVGLANLHAMGIAPPKVELKDQTKPTPLILDEQGRTVDATGKEIELTHRMPTLKANIRAVKREQFKQQLKEKPSEDMESNTYFDPRVSITPAQRQKRTFKFHEKGKFEKIAQRLRTKAQLEKLQAEISQAARKTGIHTSTKLALITPKKELKEGEIPEIEWWDSYIIPNGLDLKGGTSSKRDEYFGITNLVEHPAQLNPPVDSDTPVTLGVYLTKKEQKKLRRQTRREAQKELQEKVRLGLMPPPEPKVRISNLMRVLGTEAVQDPTKVEAHVRAQMAKRQKAHEEANAARKLTAEQRKAKKVKKLKEDVSQGVHIAVYRVRNLSNPAKKFKIEANAGQLYLTGVVVLHKDVNVVVVEGGPKAQKKFKRLMLHRIKWDEQTANTKGEDDDESDEESVKKTNKCSLVWEGTAKDRSFGEMKFKQCPTENMAREHFKKHGAEHYWDLALSESVLESTD